In one Spirosoma rigui genomic region, the following are encoded:
- a CDS encoding FAD:protein FMN transferase has protein sequence MNPALRLHQRVERLMGNRFEISIVADDAGRASALLDEAVAEISRIERLLTTYSDDSQTNRINASAGIRPVPVDAEVYRLIERSLQLSRITQGAFDITYGSIDKRLWNFDTTMTALPDPVTARRMVRLINYRNVRLNPADQSVFLVEKGMRIGFGGIGKGYAADRAKQLLRERGVTSGIVNAAGDLTTWGNQPTGEPWTIGIADPGAHRQTSFNHAFSYLTISDIAVATSGNYEKYALIGNKRYSHTIDPKTGFPVTGIKSVTIIAPSAELADALATPVMVMGVQVGLDLINQMRGVAAILIDDADGLHTSMNIRLRSATANSPTTSL, from the coding sequence GTTGCCGATGATGCCGGCCGGGCCAGCGCCCTGCTGGACGAAGCGGTAGCCGAAATCAGCCGGATCGAGCGGTTACTGACTACGTACAGCGACGACAGCCAGACGAACCGGATCAATGCCAGCGCGGGTATCCGGCCCGTGCCGGTCGACGCGGAGGTGTACCGCCTGATCGAGCGGTCGCTCCAGCTATCCCGCATTACGCAGGGCGCTTTCGACATCACCTACGGCTCGATCGATAAACGGCTCTGGAACTTCGACACGACCATGACGGCCCTGCCCGACCCGGTCACGGCCCGGCGCATGGTCCGGCTCATCAACTACCGCAACGTGCGGCTCAACCCCGCTGACCAGTCTGTTTTTCTGGTCGAGAAAGGGATGCGCATCGGTTTTGGCGGTATTGGGAAGGGGTACGCGGCCGACCGGGCCAAGCAGCTCCTGCGCGAGCGGGGCGTTACCAGTGGGATCGTCAATGCCGCCGGTGACCTCACCACCTGGGGTAACCAGCCCACGGGTGAGCCCTGGACCATTGGCATTGCTGATCCGGGCGCCCATCGGCAAACATCCTTTAACCATGCATTTTCATACCTGACCATCAGCGATATAGCCGTAGCTACCTCGGGCAACTACGAGAAGTATGCCCTGATTGGCAACAAACGCTATTCGCACACGATCGATCCGAAAACGGGCTTTCCTGTAACGGGCATTAAAAGCGTAACCATCATTGCCCCCAGCGCCGAACTGGCCGACGCGCTGGCGACCCCCGTCATGGTCATGGGTGTTCAGGTTGGTCTCGATCTGATCAACCAGATGCGGGGGGTTGCCGCTATCCTGATCGATGACGCCGACGGGCTTCACACGTCAATGAACATCCGCCTTCGGTCTGCAACGGCCAACTCACCTACAACCAGTCTATAA
- a CDS encoding DUF4266 domain-containing protein, translated as MLLSLSGCVSVKEYQKSRINDAEMELSARKSEKFEQNFYLYREGAAGANGGKSGGGCGCN; from the coding sequence ATGCTACTCAGCCTGTCCGGCTGCGTATCGGTCAAGGAATACCAGAAGAGCCGGATCAACGACGCCGAAATGGAACTGTCGGCCCGCAAGTCGGAGAAGTTCGAGCAGAATTTTTATCTCTACCGCGAAGGCGCTGCGGGCGCCAACGGGGGTAAAAGCGGGGGGGGCTGCGGCTGCAACTAA
- a CDS encoding DUF3570 domain-containing protein yields MKKVCLTIGMLLSLWRAGHAQSETTPPAYTKRKLTVEEVNLVSSYYQQDGNNSAVTGGIGTEKLTDIANGIDLVLKKTDVRNRQHTLAFDLNIDHYTSASSDKIDPLTISSASRSDTHIYPTVSWNVHDDTRRTTKGISFSYSTEYDYKSYGVNLNFAKASADNNREISLKAGAFFDTWSVILPAELRPEGYGSGAEGDRDPIDHKPRNSYNVGLSLSQVINKRLQVLLTVEPAYQEGLLSTPFHRIYFRDGSETVERLPGSRMKLPIGLRLHYFLGDRVVLRTFYRYYVDDWGMQAHTVNLEMPLKLTSFLSISPFYRYSHQSAVRYFAAYGQHSLTERYFTSDYDISEFTSQFMGSGLRVAPPGGVLGIGHWQSAEVRFGHYVRSTGMVANSITLLAKLK; encoded by the coding sequence ATGAAAAAAGTCTGTTTGACCATCGGGATGCTACTCAGCCTATGGCGGGCGGGTCATGCCCAGTCGGAAACTACTCCACCGGCCTACACAAAACGAAAACTCACCGTCGAAGAAGTCAATCTCGTATCGAGCTATTACCAGCAGGACGGCAACAACTCGGCCGTAACGGGCGGGATCGGTACGGAAAAACTCACCGATATTGCCAACGGGATTGACCTGGTCCTGAAAAAGACCGATGTCCGCAACCGGCAGCATACGCTGGCGTTCGACCTCAACATCGACCACTACACCTCGGCCTCGTCGGATAAGATCGACCCGCTGACGATCTCGTCAGCCTCGCGCAGCGATACCCACATCTACCCTACCGTAAGCTGGAACGTACACGACGACACCCGGCGCACCACGAAAGGTATTTCCTTCTCGTACTCCACTGAGTACGACTACAAATCGTATGGGGTAAACCTGAACTTCGCCAAGGCGTCGGCCGACAATAACCGCGAGATCAGCCTGAAAGCCGGGGCGTTCTTCGATACGTGGTCCGTTATTTTACCCGCCGAGCTACGCCCCGAAGGTTACGGATCGGGCGCCGAGGGCGATCGTGACCCCATCGATCACAAACCCCGCAACTCCTACAACGTAGGGCTGTCGCTGTCGCAGGTGATCAATAAACGACTGCAGGTCCTGCTCACCGTCGAACCGGCCTATCAGGAAGGTCTGCTTAGCACACCATTCCACCGTATCTATTTCCGCGATGGGTCCGAAACGGTAGAGCGACTGCCGGGTAGCCGGATGAAACTCCCCATTGGCCTCCGGCTGCACTATTTCCTGGGTGACCGGGTTGTGCTGCGCACCTTCTACCGCTACTACGTCGATGACTGGGGTATGCAGGCCCACACAGTGAACCTGGAGATGCCGCTCAAGCTGACATCGTTTCTGTCCATCAGTCCTTTTTACCGCTACAGTCACCAGTCGGCAGTGCGCTATTTTGCCGCCTACGGCCAGCACAGTCTGACGGAAAGATATTTTACCAGTGACTACGACATATCGGAATTTACCAGCCAGTTCATGGGCAGCGGCCTCCGCGTGGCCCCGCCGGGCGGTGTGCTGGGGATTGGCCACTGGCAAAGTGCAGAAGTACGCTTCGGCCACTACGTCCGGTCGACCGGCATGGTTGCCAACAGCATAACCCTGCTGGCAAAGTTGAAGTAA
- a CDS encoding DUF2271 domain-containing protein, protein MTKLAAGIALTPLAFVLANGTAQSATERSGLYIDQRENILGTSLDLKIVARSYAAARQAESVILTEIDRLTSLLSGYDAASEFSRWASTFGRAVPVSTDLWTVLHAFDTWSARTGGAINAASEAIAQLWQQAARSQTMPDEADRLRAVAAARQTHWQLDAAAQTATRLTQTPLRLNTFTKSYVLDQAATRAMQQPGVDGLVLNSGGDLVIRGDWQELVHVANPTDFAENAQPLARLAVSNRAVATSGDYKRGVTVGGIRYSHLIDPQTGWPAGAVASATVIHPDPVTAGALATAFNVLSPAESARLAASLPGTEYLIITPAGRQFTSPDWQQLVAASPVATAEQQPDQTASLLSVGSRKDKQWNASQELLINFELNAFPGRSHRPFVAVWVEDQKHEPVRNLALWYNKPRWLPELRAFYAQQRDANIDVSSITSATRSPGAYTIQWDGKDNAGQYVKQGSYTICIETAREHGTYQLIRQSMDFNGKPKQQTLNGNVEVTTAALDYREKAGSR, encoded by the coding sequence ATGACTAAACTTGCAGCAGGAATTGCGTTAACGCCACTGGCATTTGTACTCGCCAACGGCACCGCCCAGTCGGCCACCGAGCGCAGTGGTCTGTACATCGACCAACGGGAAAATATTCTCGGCACCTCACTCGACCTGAAAATCGTAGCCCGTTCGTATGCCGCAGCCCGCCAGGCGGAGTCGGTTATTCTGACCGAAATAGACCGGTTGACCAGCCTGCTCAGCGGCTACGATGCCGCGAGTGAATTCAGCCGGTGGGCCAGTACTTTTGGCCGGGCGGTACCCGTGTCAACTGACTTGTGGACCGTCCTGCATGCCTTCGATACGTGGTCGGCCCGGACGGGCGGGGCCATCAACGCGGCCAGCGAAGCGATTGCACAACTCTGGCAGCAGGCCGCCCGGTCGCAGACCATGCCCGACGAGGCCGACAGGTTGCGAGCCGTTGCAGCGGCCCGACAAACACACTGGCAACTCGATGCAGCCGCGCAAACGGCCACGCGCCTGACCCAAACTCCCCTCCGGCTCAATACATTCACGAAATCGTATGTACTCGACCAGGCCGCAACCCGCGCCATGCAGCAACCGGGTGTCGACGGGCTGGTGCTGAACAGCGGGGGCGATCTGGTGATTCGGGGCGACTGGCAGGAACTCGTGCACGTTGCCAACCCAACGGACTTCGCCGAGAATGCCCAACCCCTTGCCCGTCTGGCCGTTTCCAACCGGGCCGTTGCCACCAGTGGCGATTACAAACGGGGTGTAACGGTGGGCGGCATCCGCTACTCGCACCTCATTGATCCGCAGACGGGCTGGCCGGCCGGGGCCGTAGCCAGTGCTACGGTTATTCACCCGGACCCTGTTACGGCGGGAGCACTGGCTACGGCTTTCAACGTGCTCTCGCCCGCCGAGAGCGCGCGGCTGGCGGCCAGTCTGCCCGGCACCGAGTACCTCATCATTACCCCAGCCGGCCGGCAGTTCACCAGCCCCGACTGGCAGCAACTGGTGGCTGCGTCTCCGGTCGCTACGGCCGAGCAGCAACCCGACCAGACAGCCAGCTTACTATCGGTTGGTTCCCGGAAAGACAAACAATGGAACGCCAGCCAGGAGCTGCTCATCAATTTTGAGCTGAATGCGTTCCCCGGACGCTCCCACCGGCCCTTTGTTGCGGTCTGGGTCGAGGATCAGAAACACGAGCCCGTCCGGAATCTGGCCCTCTGGTACAACAAACCCCGCTGGCTCCCCGAACTGCGCGCGTTCTACGCCCAGCAGCGCGATGCCAACATAGACGTATCATCCATCACGAGCGCCACACGATCGCCGGGTGCCTACACCATCCAGTGGGATGGGAAAGATAACGCAGGGCAGTATGTGAAGCAGGGCAGTTACACGATCTGCATCGAAACCGCCCGTGAACACGGCACCTACCAGCTGATCCGGCAGTCGATGGATTTCAACGGAAAACCTAAACAGCAAACCCTCAACGGCAATGTCGAAGTTACAACCGCAGCCCTGGACTACCGCGAAAAAGCCGGCAGCCGATAA
- a CDS encoding PepSY-associated TM helix domain-containing protein, whose protein sequence is MSKLQPQPWTTAKKPAADNDQPARRLSPTGKGAAGSSKWPALARWLHLYLSMVSFALVLFFAVTGLTLNHANWFDDAATTIEYKGQVDARWVNPTDTARIDKLAIVEFLRTTHGIRGAVSDFRIDDRQCSVSFRGPGYTADAFVDRPAGTYQLTETKLGLMAVMNDLHKGRDTGKGWAWVIDVTAVFMTLVSLTGLVLLLFLKKRRGSGLRWALIGLAAGLALYLWLVD, encoded by the coding sequence ATGTCGAAGTTACAACCGCAGCCCTGGACTACCGCGAAAAAGCCGGCAGCCGATAACGACCAGCCAGCGCGTCGGTTATCGCCCACGGGCAAAGGTGCCGCCGGCAGTTCGAAGTGGCCGGCCCTTGCCCGCTGGCTCCACCTGTATCTGTCGATGGTCAGCTTCGCGCTGGTACTGTTTTTCGCCGTGACCGGCCTGACACTCAACCACGCCAACTGGTTCGACGATGCGGCCACGACCATCGAATACAAGGGTCAGGTCGACGCCAGATGGGTGAACCCGACCGATACCGCCCGCATCGACAAACTGGCTATCGTCGAGTTCCTGCGTACGACACACGGCATTCGGGGTGCCGTCAGCGACTTCCGGATCGACGACCGGCAGTGTTCGGTTTCTTTCCGGGGGCCCGGCTACACCGCCGATGCGTTTGTTGACCGACCGGCGGGTACCTACCAGCTCACCGAAACGAAACTCGGGCTCATGGCGGTAATGAACGACCTGCACAAAGGACGCGATACGGGCAAAGGATGGGCGTGGGTTATCGACGTAACGGCGGTATTTATGACGCTGGTATCACTAACGGGACTGGTACTGCTGCTGTTCCTGAAAAAACGCCGGGGCAGCGGATTGCGCTGGGCATTGATTGGGCTGGCCGCCGGGCTGGCGCTGTACCTCTGGCTGGTGGACTGA
- a CDS encoding MFS transporter: MLSETDAQRQAATKTSSLISVIGASSVGTLIEWYDFYIFGSLATVLATKFFPEGNPTAAFLSTLATFAAGFVVRPFGALFFGRLGDLIGRKYTFMVTLMLMGGATFAIGLIPSYETIGFMAPLLVLILRLLQGLALGGEYGGAATYVAEHSPASKRGFWTSWIQTTATVGLFISLLVILVTRKSISKEEFDEWGWRIPFLVSIFMVLISYVIRKNMSESPLFAKAKAEGKTSTNPLKESFGNKLNFKFVLLALFGATMGQGVVWYTGQFYAMNFIKTVCNVDAIQSDELMTVALLMGTPFFVLFGWLSDKIGRKGIMMAGMLVAILTYRPIYEKMYQTTNLTNKQEVEASRLISSTLAADPKVTGAKIKTTTVKRVYTDGTQLTEVTKLKIAADATAEPAKPELKKTVLVTDTDRWTLIWLVFIQVIYVTLVYGPIAAFLVEMFPTKIRYTSMSLPYHIGNGVFGGLLPAVATYLATGANEANVAAEKAGSAAPYAAPYLEGLWYPILVAAVSLVIGLVYIKNRPQVAEGA, translated from the coding sequence ATGCTTTCAGAAACAGACGCGCAACGTCAGGCTGCCACAAAAACGAGTTCGCTGATCAGCGTCATTGGCGCATCGTCGGTCGGGACGCTCATCGAGTGGTATGATTTCTACATTTTCGGCTCGCTGGCAACGGTGCTGGCCACCAAATTTTTCCCGGAGGGCAACCCCACAGCCGCGTTCCTGTCAACCCTGGCGACGTTCGCAGCTGGCTTCGTAGTCCGCCCGTTCGGCGCGTTATTTTTCGGGCGGTTGGGCGACCTCATTGGCCGGAAGTACACGTTCATGGTGACGCTGATGCTGATGGGCGGGGCTACCTTCGCCATTGGACTGATTCCGAGCTACGAAACGATCGGGTTTATGGCCCCGCTGCTCGTACTCATCCTGCGGCTCCTGCAGGGACTGGCCCTCGGCGGTGAATATGGCGGAGCGGCCACCTACGTTGCCGAACACTCGCCCGCCAGCAAACGGGGTTTCTGGACATCCTGGATTCAGACTACCGCCACCGTGGGCCTGTTCATTTCCCTGCTGGTCATTCTGGTGACGCGCAAGTCGATCTCCAAAGAAGAGTTCGACGAATGGGGCTGGCGCATCCCGTTCCTGGTTTCCATTTTTATGGTCCTCATCTCCTACGTGATCCGGAAGAACATGAGCGAGTCGCCCCTGTTCGCCAAGGCGAAGGCCGAAGGAAAGACCTCGACGAACCCGCTGAAAGAGAGCTTCGGCAACAAGCTGAACTTCAAGTTTGTGCTGCTGGCGCTGTTTGGCGCTACCATGGGACAGGGTGTGGTATGGTATACGGGGCAGTTCTACGCGATGAACTTCATCAAGACCGTTTGTAACGTCGACGCCATCCAGTCCGACGAGCTGATGACAGTGGCGCTGCTGATGGGAACGCCTTTCTTCGTGCTGTTTGGCTGGCTGTCGGACAAGATTGGCCGGAAGGGCATTATGATGGCGGGGATGCTGGTAGCCATTCTGACCTACCGCCCCATTTACGAAAAAATGTACCAGACGACGAACCTGACCAACAAACAGGAAGTCGAGGCCAGCCGCCTTATCAGCTCCACCCTGGCCGCCGACCCTAAAGTGACCGGGGCCAAAATCAAAACAACGACCGTAAAGCGGGTTTATACCGACGGCACCCAGCTGACCGAAGTGACGAAACTGAAAATAGCGGCCGATGCCACCGCCGAACCTGCCAAACCCGAGCTCAAAAAAACCGTCCTTGTCACCGATACCGACCGGTGGACGCTGATCTGGCTGGTATTTATCCAGGTGATCTACGTAACGCTGGTGTACGGCCCCATTGCCGCGTTCCTGGTGGAGATGTTCCCAACCAAAATTCGCTATACCTCCATGTCGCTGCCGTACCACATTGGCAATGGCGTTTTCGGCGGGTTGCTGCCCGCCGTAGCCACCTACCTGGCTACCGGCGCGAACGAAGCGAACGTAGCCGCTGAAAAAGCTGGCTCGGCCGCGCCCTATGCCGCGCCGTACCTGGAGGGACTCTGGTATCCAATCCTGGTCGCAGCCGTCAGCCTGGTCATTGGCCTGGTCTACATCAAAAATCGGCCTCAAGTCGCCGAAGGGGCCTAG
- a CDS encoding DUF6814 family protein, translating to MNTLKRYLGILWLALAALCAYFTITSLGIPKLTSGKTDDLVFGLIIVFVLMPIIVGGLVRFGLYALQGEYDD from the coding sequence ATGAACACCCTCAAACGATACCTTGGCATTCTCTGGCTTGCGCTGGCGGCCCTCTGCGCTTATTTCACCATCACTTCGCTGGGTATTCCCAAGCTGACATCGGGCAAGACCGATGACCTGGTTTTCGGCCTTATCATCGTCTTCGTCCTCATGCCGATCATTGTGGGGGGGCTGGTTCGGTTCGGTCTGTACGCACTCCAGGGCGAATATGACGATTAA